A section of the Methanosarcina mazei S-6 genome encodes:
- a CDS encoding ATP-dependent helicase produces MLEELLTNLTSRQRDAVEHVSGPFLILAGAGTGKTTTITGKIACMIKVQGVKPEKILALTFSREAARNMEKKIYGLLGQGTNVKVSTFHAFCAELIRDNSEKCGISEQFTIFEEIDVAILIYKDLGTTSRNATLYSSTIAKAKDLNISISKFKDYLETRKESLLNFAEESRFEQFYNECKVNLNTFHLKDSSQQKALKDEKKKWQKFIGLYDEYRKYADFINAWETYEKRKKTLNCLDYGDLNKIALDFLNTYGTAELNDTYTHIIVDEFQDTNYVQFELIKHLTAREKNITVVADANQSIYAFRGAYANNIEEFKEQFGILEKDVVSLDTSFRSTNKILKVAHRLISHNYPEDRKGECLLLKNCNDNEGKNVVVQETKDDGEEARKIVEQIELYIENDVPLKEIVVLYRTHNQGRHIRQALQRREIPVIVKDDADYLKQPEIKTVLSYLYILNNLMDPTPRGTEAWWRLFHYNNSLKNSDSVRIGEYTQRNKVRFQEAIYHHLDEIELSENGCKTVEKVKETIRVLSEKKLLDVSDLLLEIYDLSGIVRHLNRLDTLKTREAFLNLRNLHEMAKKFEQFHNRELFGFIDYLEILDEMGGNPESAKIREDDAVSLMSIHAAKGLEFRVVFVTSMAKDKFPLLRGGQDFLIPLEMMEQYCDLFSAKLSEAELEKAIKERKKEIRFEDERRLCYVAFTRAKEDLILTLSLEYGGKEREPSEFLMEIGYDRWRDLESPLDREANANTEMETTFDALDLSYRRDFEIKTAGFVRDDELEREKNRCIQQLIEALDKDLEEAVHYLMVYRALRDGGCGNYLEELQHKWSTIDPAMRAGEILTKIKVRNNGLRFSPEAFSFSFSALKAYENCPKQYELQEILRMPSRKNEDSTGAMTRGSFVHKVLETAVKEKVAEKQALYEIAKTLHKKPEWIYADLESTLPLFEVFWLRNKDRISNNLMVEQWFSVPIDGFVFKGIIDRIDLLDPSKKEVEIIDYKTGKYDVSPEDRSRQLLLYAKGFEHMYPGYTAKKLTLDMLALEKPRSFELQEDGEYRGTEGRVSPLDRGTIDSMVETAQRIAHDYEHGFEGTEDPEICKECGFRLYCDGVN; encoded by the coding sequence ATGTTAGAAGAACTCCTCACAAACCTCACTTCCAGGCAAAGAGATGCAGTTGAGCATGTTTCAGGTCCTTTCTTAATCCTTGCAGGGGCAGGTACAGGTAAGACTACAACAATCACTGGCAAAATTGCCTGTATGATCAAAGTACAGGGAGTTAAACCGGAAAAGATTCTCGCTCTTACTTTTTCAAGAGAAGCTGCCAGAAATATGGAAAAGAAAATCTATGGACTTTTAGGGCAAGGGACCAATGTAAAGGTAAGTACTTTTCATGCCTTCTGTGCCGAATTGATAAGAGATAATTCTGAAAAGTGTGGGATTTCGGAGCAATTTACCATTTTTGAGGAAATTGATGTAGCTATCCTGATTTATAAGGATCTGGGTACAACTTCGAGAAATGCAACTTTATACTCCAGCACAATCGCAAAAGCAAAGGATTTGAACATTTCTATTAGTAAGTTCAAAGATTATCTTGAAACAAGAAAGGAATCGTTACTTAACTTTGCTGAAGAAAGCAGATTTGAGCAGTTTTATAACGAGTGCAAGGTCAACCTGAACACATTTCATTTAAAGGATAGTAGTCAGCAAAAAGCCCTGAAAGATGAAAAGAAAAAATGGCAGAAATTTATCGGACTTTATGATGAATATCGTAAATATGCTGATTTCATCAACGCCTGGGAAACGTATGAAAAGAGAAAGAAAACCCTGAATTGCCTTGATTACGGGGATCTTAATAAAATTGCCCTTGATTTCCTTAACACCTATGGCACAGCAGAGTTGAATGACACCTATACCCATATTATTGTTGACGAGTTTCAGGATACTAATTACGTGCAGTTCGAACTTATCAAACACCTGACTGCAAGGGAGAAAAATATCACAGTGGTTGCAGATGCAAACCAGAGCATCTATGCTTTCCGGGGAGCATACGCGAATAATATAGAAGAGTTTAAAGAGCAGTTCGGGATTTTAGAAAAAGATGTTGTATCCCTTGATACGAGTTTCAGGTCAACAAATAAGATCCTCAAGGTAGCCCACAGACTGATCTCACATAATTACCCAGAAGACCGAAAAGGCGAATGTCTCCTTCTCAAGAACTGTAATGATAACGAGGGCAAAAATGTAGTCGTCCAGGAAACAAAAGATGATGGCGAAGAAGCAAGAAAAATAGTAGAACAGATTGAACTCTATATTGAAAATGATGTTCCCCTTAAAGAAATTGTAGTCCTTTATCGAACCCATAACCAAGGAAGACATATCAGACAGGCGCTCCAGAGGCGCGAAATTCCTGTGATTGTGAAGGATGATGCAGACTATTTGAAACAACCCGAAATCAAGACCGTACTTTCCTATCTCTACATATTAAACAATCTCATGGATCCTACTCCAAGAGGCACAGAGGCCTGGTGGCGACTCTTTCATTACAATAACAGCCTTAAAAATAGCGATTCAGTTCGTATAGGAGAGTACACCCAGCGAAACAAAGTTCGTTTTCAGGAAGCCATTTACCACCATCTTGACGAGATAGAGTTAAGCGAAAACGGATGCAAGACTGTCGAAAAAGTAAAAGAAACAATCAGGGTTCTTAGCGAGAAAAAACTGCTGGATGTCTCCGACCTTCTTCTTGAAATTTACGATCTAAGTGGAATTGTAAGACACCTTAATAGGCTGGATACGCTGAAAACCAGGGAAGCTTTTCTTAACCTCCGAAACCTGCATGAAATGGCAAAGAAATTTGAACAATTTCATAATAGAGAGCTTTTTGGCTTCATCGATTACCTTGAGATCCTTGACGAGATGGGGGGCAACCCTGAATCTGCAAAAATCAGGGAAGACGATGCTGTAAGCCTGATGAGCATCCATGCAGCAAAAGGACTCGAATTCAGGGTTGTTTTTGTGACCAGCATGGCAAAGGATAAATTCCCTCTATTAAGGGGTGGGCAAGATTTTCTAATTCCACTGGAAATGATGGAACAGTACTGTGATCTTTTCTCAGCGAAGTTAAGTGAAGCAGAGCTCGAGAAGGCTATTAAGGAACGAAAAAAAGAAATAAGATTTGAAGACGAACGCCGACTTTGTTACGTCGCGTTTACGCGAGCAAAAGAAGACCTTATACTTACTCTTTCTCTTGAGTATGGCGGTAAGGAGCGGGAGCCATCCGAGTTTTTGATGGAAATTGGATATGATCGCTGGAGAGACCTAGAAAGTCCTCTGGACAGGGAAGCAAACGCTAACACAGAAATGGAGACTACTTTTGATGCTCTTGACCTGTCTTACCGGAGAGACTTTGAGATCAAAACTGCAGGTTTTGTGAGAGACGATGAGCTTGAAAGGGAGAAAAACAGGTGTATACAACAGCTTATTGAAGCCCTTGATAAGGACCTTGAGGAAGCTGTACACTACCTGATGGTATACAGAGCCCTCAGGGACGGCGGATGCGGGAATTACCTTGAAGAATTACAGCATAAATGGAGTACGATAGATCCTGCTATGAGAGCAGGAGAGATCCTCACAAAAATAAAGGTCAGAAATAATGGTTTAAGGTTCAGTCCGGAAGCATTCAGTTTCAGCTTTTCCGCTTTGAAGGCATATGAAAACTGTCCGAAACAGTATGAATTGCAGGAAATCCTGCGCATGCCAAGCCGGAAGAATGAAGATTCCACAGGAGCTATGACAAGGGGGAGTTTCGTACATAAGGTACTTGAAACCGCAGTTAAAGAAAAGGTTGCAGAAAAGCAGGCACTATATGAGATAGCTAAAACTCTTCATAAAAAGCCAGAATGGATATATGCAGATCTCGAATCTACCCTTCCTCTTTTTGAAGTATTCTGGCTCCGAAACAAAGACCGGATCTCAAATAACCTCATGGTAGAACAGTGGTTTTCAGTCCCTATAGACGGCTTCGTTTTCAAGGGTATTATTGATAGAATCGATTTGCTTGACCCCTCCAAAAAAGAGGTCGAGATAATTGATTACAAAACTGGGAAATATGATGTGAGTCCCGAAGACCGTTCAAGGCAGCTTCTACTCTACGCAAAAGGTTTTGAACACATGTACCCCGGATACACGGCGAAAAAGCTCACACTTGACATGCTGGCTCTAGAAAAACCCAGGAGTTTTGAGCTGCAGGAGGACGGAGAGTACAGGGGTACTGAAGGCAGAGTAAGTCCACTTGATAGAGGAACAATCGACTCTATGGTGGAGACTGCACAAAGGATTGCTCATGATTATGAGCATGGTTTTGAAGGGACAGAGGATCCGGAAATCTGCAAGGAGTGCGGGTTTAGATTGTACTGTGACGGTGTTAATTAA
- a CDS encoding coiled-coil domain-containing protein yields MPKLKNLRIINAQFNEGKGIYQDFLMPFDGLSATYELVNGGGKSVLVMLLLQCIIPKSHLDSKKPFKAMFEGGDPNRTTHVLAEWELDEGLYEHKYLLTGFCAKKKDDPDDLLESGGVNHFSYIHLYDKSNDLDIFRIPLCRWENNEFVVMDFSKTLSMLKEKSGDFNIWITETIREYKERIKEYNLLEAEWRLVQSINKDENYLKTYFGGNYGTSRTLVEKLLINTTDECLRDKRRFSGDNSEEKSSESLASALYQSQEDLKRLKEEVEHVKEYTTLNSEVNKIIDENNKVIESHQKFDEAKLIASSQYKAHDLKVTETLSNLEKAEFDLNETKRLHEKVEHDIERFELMRLNIKVNKSKTVLEELRVEKEGVEKSLQDLKHKSNFATATNKYLEIQNLNSEIRESQNTLENIRKQNNELFGERDTIGKSLFLRISEDLDMVSEQYEAEMKAKNEIQEKISDCQHIIGQLHNELNFLGKEISRYDDELKNLKKRESVLNNQYAQYSRITCGLIIEDEVEATGELIEELEGKLKQLADEIETLKSSLLTSEIEIKYIQSQIKNTEENIEKVRANILKFESDRRAVLDIVEAREGTDIEPCLLTVDKEINDTQELLSTARKTHKELKQELKMVQEYGFALSEDFEDALTLLRDRFKFARSGAEYLKDLDTDGQRKLLNNVPWLPKAIILANDDFDALVKNPRNHLSPKIMDSSVILTGISSIQENKKVSLENVFIPSRDAEYYVNVLNRENTINRIEEKIKDVEQQIVRCDNSLKVAKNDREALSFYLYTYPVTYESELHERLSEYESLKKEEGNNLVSIRKKNEDDSVALEQAKSSLLTTQEKQEKLKEKRDLLIDLNKIMDEIVEKTRALEQSKLTLNNVETQHREKKNLKYKLDIDSKEKDSSVRSLYLQKSMLDKEVKSFVQYRNVNVDKLPEKDTDTLRSKWISVNSVLNQVSGNIEQIDHRIEKNKSLIEVFLKDIKNLEVSIESIKANSRSQPYPDDHLEFLKKEIENVQANLEDMNSRLHKASDNLLLLTREFEEKCHRFNAKSGKVYLADSFLIDSTLVDEELTKNQKESYRLVEKIVGLENLCKKTEKELESLKNSLDHYKILSDVYKIETQAVEIAVELISHKEIENLLKNTKENVENRKSKFNVAKEQFLNKIVDLPVASYFKDVVRQKLLVSRQSSIVG; encoded by the coding sequence ATGCCGAAACTTAAAAACCTCCGAATTATTAATGCCCAGTTCAATGAAGGCAAGGGCATATACCAGGATTTTCTCATGCCTTTTGACGGTCTTAGCGCAACGTATGAACTTGTTAACGGTGGTGGCAAATCCGTCCTTGTAATGCTATTATTGCAGTGCATCATACCGAAATCACATCTTGATTCAAAAAAACCTTTTAAGGCTATGTTTGAAGGAGGGGATCCAAATAGGACAACGCATGTTCTGGCTGAATGGGAACTTGATGAAGGGTTATATGAACACAAGTACTTGCTTACAGGATTTTGTGCGAAAAAGAAAGATGACCCTGATGATCTTCTCGAGAGTGGGGGTGTGAACCATTTCAGCTACATCCATCTCTACGATAAGTCAAATGACTTGGATATCTTTAGAATCCCCTTATGTAGATGGGAAAATAACGAGTTTGTGGTTATGGATTTTTCCAAAACACTTTCCATGTTAAAAGAAAAAAGTGGAGATTTCAATATATGGATAACTGAAACTATTAGAGAGTACAAGGAACGAATCAAGGAATATAATTTACTCGAGGCAGAGTGGCGATTGGTTCAGAGCATCAATAAAGATGAAAACTACCTGAAGACCTACTTTGGAGGTAATTATGGCACCTCCCGAACTCTTGTTGAAAAACTCTTAATAAACACTACAGATGAATGTTTAAGAGATAAACGTCGGTTCAGTGGAGACAATTCTGAGGAAAAAAGTAGCGAGTCACTTGCGAGTGCACTTTATCAGTCCCAGGAAGATTTAAAGAGGCTTAAAGAGGAAGTCGAGCACGTCAAGGAGTATACAACACTTAATTCAGAAGTCAATAAGATAATTGATGAAAACAATAAAGTAATCGAATCCCATCAGAAATTTGATGAGGCTAAACTTATTGCCTCTTCTCAGTATAAGGCTCATGATTTGAAAGTAACTGAGACGCTTTCTAATCTTGAAAAAGCTGAATTTGACCTTAACGAAACAAAGAGATTGCACGAGAAAGTCGAACATGATATCGAAAGATTCGAATTAATGCGGCTTAATATAAAAGTGAATAAAAGCAAAACTGTTTTAGAAGAGCTGAGGGTCGAAAAAGAAGGGGTTGAAAAATCACTTCAAGACCTAAAACATAAATCGAATTTTGCAACTGCCACAAACAAGTATCTTGAGATTCAAAACCTCAACAGTGAGATCCGTGAATCCCAAAACACTCTGGAAAATATAAGAAAGCAGAATAATGAATTGTTTGGTGAGCGAGACACTATTGGAAAAAGTTTGTTCTTACGTATTTCGGAAGACTTGGATATGGTTTCTGAACAGTATGAAGCTGAAATGAAAGCTAAAAATGAAATTCAGGAGAAAATAAGTGACTGTCAACATATCATCGGACAGCTTCATAACGAATTGAATTTTTTGGGTAAAGAAATATCCCGATATGATGACGAACTTAAAAACCTGAAAAAACGCGAATCTGTACTTAATAACCAATATGCTCAATATTCAAGGATCACTTGTGGCCTGATTATAGAAGACGAAGTCGAAGCAACAGGAGAACTTATAGAGGAACTTGAGGGCAAACTCAAACAGTTAGCAGATGAAATAGAAACGTTGAAATCTAGTCTTTTAACTAGTGAAATTGAAATTAAATATATTCAAAGTCAAATTAAAAACACTGAAGAAAACATCGAGAAGGTAAGAGCCAACATCCTCAAGTTTGAATCGGATAGAAGAGCAGTGCTAGATATTGTTGAAGCCCGTGAAGGGACTGACATCGAACCCTGTCTCCTTACAGTAGATAAAGAGATTAATGACACTCAGGAACTGTTGTCAACAGCCAGAAAAACCCACAAGGAACTTAAACAAGAATTGAAGATGGTACAGGAATACGGTTTTGCCTTAAGCGAAGATTTTGAAGATGCGCTCACCTTATTAAGAGACCGCTTTAAATTTGCTCGGAGCGGAGCTGAGTACCTCAAGGATCTAGATACTGATGGTCAAAGAAAGCTATTGAATAATGTCCCGTGGCTTCCTAAAGCAATAATTCTTGCTAATGATGATTTCGACGCCCTTGTTAAAAATCCGCGAAATCATTTATCACCCAAAATAATGGATTCCTCAGTAATTCTTACAGGCATTTCAAGTATCCAGGAAAATAAAAAAGTCTCTCTCGAAAATGTGTTTATACCTTCAAGAGATGCTGAGTATTACGTTAATGTTCTCAATAGAGAAAACACGATTAATCGCATAGAGGAAAAGATCAAAGATGTCGAGCAACAAATCGTTCGCTGTGATAATTCACTTAAAGTTGCTAAGAACGACAGAGAAGCTCTTTCCTTTTATCTCTATACTTATCCTGTAACTTATGAATCTGAACTGCATGAGAGGTTGTCAGAGTACGAATCTCTGAAAAAAGAGGAAGGAAACAATTTGGTCAGTATCCGAAAAAAAAATGAAGACGATAGTGTAGCTCTTGAGCAGGCTAAATCAAGTCTATTGACTACTCAAGAAAAGCAGGAAAAGCTAAAAGAGAAACGTGATCTGCTCATCGATCTAAATAAGATAATGGATGAAATTGTAGAAAAAACAAGAGCTCTGGAACAGAGCAAATTGACCCTGAATAATGTAGAAACTCAGCATAGGGAGAAAAAGAACCTAAAATACAAGCTGGACATTGACTCTAAGGAAAAAGACAGTTCTGTGCGGTCTCTTTACTTACAAAAGAGCATGCTCGATAAAGAGGTAAAGTCATTTGTTCAGTATCGAAATGTGAATGTAGATAAATTGCCGGAAAAGGATACAGACACACTCCGCTCAAAGTGGATCTCAGTTAATAGTGTACTCAACCAGGTTAGCGGGAACATTGAACAAATTGATCATAGGATAGAAAAGAACAAATCTCTAATAGAAGTGTTTTTAAAAGATATCAAAAACTTAGAAGTGTCAATTGAAAGCATCAAAGCCAATAGTAGAAGTCAGCCGTATCCCGACGATCATCTGGAGTTTCTAAAGAAAGAAATAGAAAATGTACAGGCTAATTTGGAGGATATGAATTCCAGACTTCACAAAGCGAGTGATAACCTACTTCTTCTCACGAGAGAGTTTGAAGAGAAGTGTCATAGATTTAATGCCAAATCTGGAAAGGTTTACTTAGCGGACTCCTTTCTCATTGATTCAACTCTGGTAGATGAAGAACTAACCAAAAATCAAAAAGAGAGCTATCGTCTAGTTGAAAAGATAGTAGGGCTAGAAAATCTATGCAAGAAAACGGAAAAGGAACTAGAATCTCTTAAAAATAGCCTGGATCATTATAAGATCTTGAGTGATGTTTATAAAATTGAAACACAGGCTGTTGAGATAGCTGTAGAACTTATCAGTCACAAGGAAATAGAGAATCTTTTGAAAAATACTAAGGAAAACGTTGAAAACAGAAAAAGCAAATTCAACGTTGCTAAAGAACAGTTCCTGAATAAAATCGTTGATTTGCCAGTTGCTTCTTATTTTAAAGATGTTGTGAGACAGAAACTCCTAGTGTCGCGTCAATCCTCAATAGTCGGATAA
- a CDS encoding DUF6063 family protein — translation MKFEKENLGIAFDMLYQMLSTGSIERFVYPKHFMRYEQESEIREALDFCAEKLGLYVCGRGDSIFLSAGVGNRVFGYTNEDVKNELGRGFKNPEMYTVFFIMNVIVSEFYKESFHDTLRINLPKNYLIGIIEAKIRALSDFEDLDKISEEYKFNFREIKDLWDSLPNVEFRDDSDIEIKQKGTSSKTAIINETVIFMKKHRLVDEHNNAVYPTERFKAIVSEAYNRSDVQTDIIEFIDDLTCLEEEKNAET, via the coding sequence GTGAAATTTGAAAAAGAGAATCTAGGAATCGCTTTTGATATGCTTTATCAGATGTTGTCAACTGGCTCAATTGAAAGATTTGTGTATCCAAAACACTTCATGCGTTATGAACAAGAAAGCGAAATAAGGGAAGCGCTTGATTTTTGTGCTGAAAAACTCGGACTATACGTTTGCGGACGCGGAGATTCAATATTTTTGAGTGCCGGAGTTGGAAACCGTGTTTTTGGTTATACTAATGAAGATGTTAAAAATGAACTCGGGAGAGGATTCAAAAACCCCGAAATGTACACAGTCTTTTTCATAATGAATGTAATAGTAAGCGAATTTTACAAAGAATCCTTTCATGACACACTTCGCATAAACCTTCCTAAAAATTACCTTATAGGAATTATAGAAGCAAAAATTCGGGCATTATCTGATTTTGAAGATCTGGATAAAATCAGTGAAGAGTATAAATTTAATTTCAGGGAAATTAAAGACTTATGGGATAGTTTGCCAAACGTAGAATTCAGAGATGATTCAGATATTGAGATCAAACAAAAAGGTACCAGTTCAAAGACTGCGATCATAAATGAAACTGTTATTTTTATGAAAAAACACAGACTGGTAGATGAGCACAATAATGCAGTTTATCCTACGGAAAGATTCAAAGCAATCGTGTCTGAAGCGTATAACAGGTCAGACGTTCAAACAGACATAATAGAGTTCATTGATGATTTGACTTGTTTGGAGGAAGAAAAGAATGCCGAAACTTAA
- a CDS encoding GbsR/MarR family transcriptional regulator: MKDIEEKIIDIGHEIFKGYGVDDITAQILSILNFESDEISMEELAQRTGYSLASISLKIKNIEQFWSIKRIYKPGSRRTYLYMEKNLLDAFAIQIRNGFETELDIAKKKITPLIEEYRENATTQEQNTKLHTYENYLSEINKFEELIRYVYYQIDRLKKNQV; the protein is encoded by the coding sequence ATGAAGGATATTGAAGAAAAGATAATTGACATCGGTCATGAGATTTTTAAGGGTTATGGGGTTGATGACATCACTGCACAAATCCTGTCGATACTTAACTTTGAATCAGATGAAATAAGTATGGAGGAATTGGCACAGAGAACAGGATATAGTCTTGCTTCCATCAGCCTTAAGATTAAAAATATTGAACAATTCTGGAGCATAAAAAGGATATATAAGCCAGGGTCTCGCAGGACATATCTATATATGGAAAAAAACCTGTTAGACGCTTTTGCTATCCAGATCAGGAATGGATTTGAAACCGAACTGGACATTGCAAAGAAGAAAATAACTCCCCTTATAGAGGAATATAGAGAAAATGCAACTACTCAGGAACAAAACACTAAACTCCATACGTATGAAAATTATCTATCTGAAATTAATAAGTTTGAAGAATTGATCCGCTATGTATACTATCAAATAGATCGTCTGAAAAAGAATCAAGTTTAG
- a CDS encoding Wadjet anti-phage system protein JetD domain-containing protein has product MEEQVLEILEQYAKKRVEIKYIVGELKNGGINLISDPWLNRPFIDVIKKLIDENVLVPLKSAKKLQQYEGLPSKYEINRHYFRQCDEEIPAEELRGLSCKLNMSYYLKHIEEYRAHREFIRRINDLMMDNDCEVLTANERSYLIFGDEKAITSPKNASIDGEIILNRLNLTIKDIKAEKKPEPFFYIKAKEYESLSDILARKILIVENKDTFWTFMDATLSRELTDIHLLIYGEGNAVVSKFEFIQMVGGKTTDHYYYFGDMDQEGILIFNRLRSTFSEYNIRPAVSLYEYMLNKSGQENAKPLRKCRKINEESLSPFIDFFSHETRKVIEEIISAQKYIPQEVVNKTDMRRLRMIGIR; this is encoded by the coding sequence ATGGAGGAACAAGTTTTAGAAATACTTGAGCAATATGCAAAAAAAAGAGTTGAGATAAAATACATAGTTGGAGAACTGAAAAACGGCGGTATAAACTTAATTTCAGATCCATGGCTAAACAGGCCGTTTATTGATGTAATTAAAAAACTGATCGATGAGAATGTGCTGGTCCCTTTGAAAAGCGCAAAAAAGCTGCAACAGTATGAGGGATTACCTAGCAAGTATGAGATTAATAGACATTACTTCAGACAGTGTGATGAAGAGATACCAGCAGAAGAACTGAGAGGACTTTCATGCAAACTCAATATGAGCTACTATTTAAAGCACATTGAGGAATATCGTGCGCATAGGGAGTTTATACGCAGGATTAATGATTTAATGATGGATAATGATTGTGAAGTCCTTACTGCTAATGAAAGATCATATTTGATATTCGGGGATGAAAAAGCAATTACTTCCCCAAAAAATGCATCTATTGACGGAGAAATTATTTTAAACCGACTGAACCTGACAATCAAGGACATAAAGGCTGAGAAAAAACCAGAACCATTTTTCTATATTAAAGCCAAAGAGTATGAAAGTTTAAGTGATATATTAGCCCGGAAAATTCTTATTGTGGAGAATAAGGATACCTTCTGGACGTTCATGGATGCAACTTTAAGCAGAGAACTTACAGATATTCATTTACTTATATACGGGGAAGGAAACGCCGTTGTAAGTAAGTTTGAGTTTATACAGATGGTGGGCGGTAAGACAACTGATCATTATTATTATTTTGGGGATATGGATCAGGAAGGAATACTTATTTTTAATCGGTTAAGGAGTACCTTTTCAGAGTATAATATTCGTCCAGCAGTTTCATTATATGAATATATGTTGAATAAATCTGGGCAGGAAAACGCCAAACCTCTGCGGAAATGCCGTAAAATAAACGAAGAGTCGCTGTCTCCATTCATCGATTTCTTCAGCCACGAGACTAGAAAAGTAATTGAAGAGATTATATCTGCTCAAAAATACATTCCTCAAGAAGTTGTCAATAAAACAGATATGAGGAGGCTGCGTATGATTGGAATACGCTAA
- a CDS encoding IS630-like element ISMma9 family transposase (programmed frameshift), with protein MIKYTVTLTEDERRSLCELASKGKHNSQQILNALILLNCDKSELNVSHSTNEEISRVLNISMKKIDRVKKRFVEEGLEVALNGKESERIYNKKVDGDLEAHLVALSCSQPPEGFARWSLRLLADKAVELGYFEEISHETVRRTLKKNEIKPWQRKQWVIPPEQNSSFVANMEMVLDVYKRPFDPRNPVVCMDESPKQLIAETRIPIPCSTGKPEKYDYEYKRNGMCNIFLACEPLTGKRMVKITERKTKRDWAYFLEEIEVQHENADKITLVMDNLNTHIPGSLYETFPPPKAKALWDRFEFVYTPKHGSWLNMAEIELNVLTGQCLKRRMDNIEFVRKEVLAWQNYRNNKNSKVKWQFTTDDARIKLSRLYPTIED; from the exons ATGATTAAATATACTGTGACACTTACCGAAGATGAACGTAGATCTCTTTGTGAACTTGCTTCAAAGGGAAAACATAACTCTCAACAAATTCTCAATGCTCTGATTTTGCTTAATTGCGATAAAAGTGAATTGAATGTTAGCCATTCAACCAATGAAGAAATCTCACGTGTCCTGAATATTAGTATGAAAAAAATTGACCGTGTTAAGAAGAGATTTGTTGAAGAAGGTCTTGAAGTTGCCCTTAACGGGAAAGAAAGCGAGCGCATTTATAATAAAAAAGTTGATGGTGATCTTGAAGCCCATTTAGTCGCCCTTAGTTGCAGTCAACCCCCTGAAGGTTTTGCAAGATGGTCGTTAAGATTATTAGCCGATAAGGCTGTAGAACTTGGTTATTTCGAGGAAATTTCTCACGAAACAGTACGCCGTACTTTAAA AAAAAACGAAATCAAACCCTGGCAAAGGAAACAATGGGTAATTCCTCCAGAACAAAACAGTAGCTTTGTTGCGAATATGGAAATGGTTCTGGACGTTTATAAACGTCCATTTGATCCACGAAATCCTGTTGTGTGTATGGACGAATCCCCAAAACAATTGATTGCAGAAACCCGGATCCCTATCCCCTGCTCAACAGGGAAGCCAGAAAAGTACGATTATGAATACAAGCGAAATGGAATGTGCAATATATTCCTTGCCTGTGAACCGTTGACAGGGAAAAGAATGGTAAAGATCACTGAAAGAAAAACAAAGAGAGATTGGGCTTATTTTCTCGAAGAAATAGAAGTTCAACATGAAAATGCAGATAAAATTACGTTAGTAATGGACAATCTAAACACGCACATACCTGGATCTCTCTACGAAACATTTCCACCACCAAAAGCAAAGGCGCTATGGGACAGATTTGAGTTCGTCTACACGCCAAAACATGGAAGCTGGTTGAACATGGCAGAGATTGAACTGAATGTACTTACAGGTCAATGTTTAAAAAGGAGAATGGATAACATCGAGTTTGTCAGAAAAGAAGTTTTGGCATGGCAAAATTACAGAAACAACAAAAATTCAAAGGTTAAATGGCAATTTACAACAGATGATGCAAGGATAAAATTGTCACGTCTTTATCCGACTATTGAGGATTGA
- a CDS encoding DMT family transporter, translating into MKGISMEWILLIIAGLFETGWAIGLKYSNGLTRFYPVVFTVITLILSMYLLEKALRTLPVGTAYAVWTGIGIIGTTVLGIFLFNESMNITRIFFIGLIVIGIGGLKLVSA; encoded by the coding sequence GTGAAAGGAATAAGCATGGAATGGATACTTTTAATAATTGCAGGGTTATTTGAAACCGGATGGGCAATCGGACTAAAATACAGCAATGGATTAACCAGATTCTATCCAGTGGTATTTACGGTTATTACTTTAATTTTAAGCATGTATCTATTGGAAAAAGCTCTGAGAACATTGCCTGTTGGAACAGCTTATGCAGTTTGGACAGGTATTGGTATTATTGGGACAACAGTATTGGGAATATTCCTTTTTAATGAGTCAATGAATATAACACGGATTTTCTTTATTGGATTAATTGTCATTGGTATTGGCGGATTAAAACTGGTATCAGCCTGA